In Ensifer canadensis, a genomic segment contains:
- a CDS encoding 2-dehydro-3-deoxygalactonokinase: MMTAAYYAAVDWGTTSFRLWIIAEDGAVLAERRSGEGMTTAAKTGFSTVLEAHLAAVAAPTHLPVIICGMAGAKQGWLEAGYLDTPAVLSRIAASAVAVPDVGRDIRILPGLAQRDQQHPDVMRGEETQLLGAAARLGDGRHLVCMPGTHSKWVRLDGGKVTGFSTFMTGELFDVIARHSILSHSVADAQVFSRDHPAFLAAVAAAYADPALATNLPFGVRAGQLLHGTTATDAKATLSGTLIGLEIAGALAAAGTVDSVCLVASGSLGALYREALASLNLSPRIVDADEAVRAGLSTAAQAIWPL, from the coding sequence TTGATGACCGCAGCCTATTATGCCGCAGTCGACTGGGGAACCACGAGCTTTCGGCTCTGGATCATTGCCGAAGACGGCGCGGTGCTTGCAGAGCGGCGCAGCGGCGAAGGCATGACCACGGCCGCCAAGACCGGCTTTTCAACCGTGCTGGAAGCACATCTGGCGGCGGTGGCCGCACCGACGCACCTGCCCGTCATCATCTGCGGCATGGCGGGCGCCAAGCAGGGCTGGCTGGAGGCCGGCTACCTCGATACGCCCGCCGTCCTCTCGAGAATTGCGGCAAGCGCCGTCGCGGTGCCCGATGTCGGCCGCGACATCCGCATTCTGCCGGGTCTTGCCCAGCGCGATCAGCAGCATCCCGACGTCATGCGTGGCGAAGAGACCCAGCTGCTCGGCGCTGCAGCCAGGCTTGGCGACGGCCGGCACCTCGTCTGCATGCCCGGAACCCACAGCAAATGGGTGCGGCTCGACGGCGGCAAGGTCACCGGTTTCTCGACCTTCATGACCGGCGAATTGTTCGACGTGATCGCCAGGCATTCCATTCTCAGCCATTCGGTCGCGGATGCGCAGGTTTTTTCCCGCGACCATCCCGCGTTCCTCGCCGCCGTCGCGGCGGCCTACGCCGACCCGGCGCTCGCCACCAACCTGCCGTTCGGCGTGCGGGCCGGGCAATTGCTGCACGGCACGACGGCGACGGACGCCAAGGCGACGCTGTCGGGTACGCTGATCGGGCTTGAGATCGCCGGCGCCCTGGCAGCGGCCGGAACCGTCGATAGCGTCTGCCTCGTCGCCTCCGGCTCTCTCGGTGCGCTCTATCGCGAAGCACTTGCAAGCCTCAATCTTAGCCCCCGGATCGTCGACGCCGACGAGGCCGTGCGCGCCGGCCTTTCGACTGCCGCACAGGCAATCTGGCCCCTCTGA
- a CDS encoding 2-dehydro-3-deoxy-6-phosphogalactonate aldolase yields the protein MNRIPFPPMKYPLVAILRGLKPEETEGVVGTLIEAGFTAIEIPLNSPDPFRSIETAVKMAPQGCLIGAGTVLTTAQVEQLADVGGRLMVSPNVEPAVIRLAAQKGMVTMPGVFTPTEALAAAAAGATGLKFFPASVLGPSGIAAIRTVLPTDVEVAAVGGVSEENFADYAKIGIRSFGLGSSLYKPGMSASDVGKRAVATVKAYDAVYGAR from the coding sequence ATGAACCGTATCCCCTTTCCGCCGATGAAATACCCGCTGGTCGCCATCCTGCGCGGCCTCAAGCCCGAGGAAACCGAAGGCGTCGTCGGCACGCTGATCGAGGCGGGCTTCACCGCGATCGAGATCCCGCTCAATTCGCCGGACCCGTTCCGGTCGATCGAAACCGCGGTAAAGATGGCGCCGCAGGGCTGCCTGATCGGCGCCGGCACGGTGCTGACGACCGCGCAGGTCGAACAGCTTGCCGATGTCGGCGGACGGCTGATGGTCAGCCCCAATGTCGAGCCGGCAGTGATCCGGCTGGCGGCGCAAAAGGGCATGGTGACCATGCCCGGCGTCTTCACCCCGACGGAGGCGCTCGCGGCCGCTGCGGCAGGCGCAACCGGCCTCAAATTCTTCCCGGCAAGCGTGCTCGGCCCTTCCGGGATCGCCGCGATCCGCACCGTGCTGCCGACCGATGTCGAAGTGGCAGCCGTCGGCGGCGTGTCGGAGGAGAATTTCGCCGACTATGCCAAGATCGGCATCAGAAGCTTCGGGCTCGGATCGAGCCTCTACAAGCCCGGAATGAGTGCCTCCGACGTCGGCAAGCGCGCCGTCGCGACAGTCAAGGCCTACGACGCCGTCTACGGAGCACGATGA